A DNA window from Coffea arabica cultivar ET-39 chromosome 6c, Coffea Arabica ET-39 HiFi, whole genome shotgun sequence contains the following coding sequences:
- the LOC113693321 gene encoding actin-like, translated as MKLVQNKAAYVALNIQQELELAKKIPSPVNEEYELPCGHFMNFRSQRFRNPEALFQPSSARFVKDRENVGVHKMIFNSIMKCDIGIRNYLFKNIMLTVGSTLFPGFVEGITKEILELGSSTLAFKFSDLIAREINHKFANKMFRNVAPPNRMYNAGVGGSALALLNTFERQELDIYMFRFRRAPVIVGI; from the exons ATGAAACTTGTGCAGAATAAAGCAGCTTACGTTGCTCTGAACATCCAGCAAGAACTGGAGTTAGCAAAGAAAATTCCTTCACCAGTTAATGAGGAATATGAGTTGCCTTGCGGGCATTTCATGAATTTCCGTTCACAGAGATTTCGAAATCCCGAGGCTCTCTTCCAGCCTTCTTCGGCAAGATTCGTTAAAGATAGGGAAAACGTAGGTGTGCATAAAATGATCTTCAACAGCATCATGAAATGTGACATTGGTATCAGGAATTATTTGTTTAAGAACATTATGCTTACTGTTGGCTCGACTTTGTTTCCTGGTTTTGTAGAGGGTATTACCAAAGAAATTTTGGAGCTTGGCAGCTCAACTTTAGCTTTCAAATTTTCTGATCTAATCGCTAGAGAAATCAATCATAAATTTGCCAATAAGATGTTCAGGAATGTGGCACCGCCCAATAGGATGTACAATGCAGGTGTTGGAGGTTCAGCTCTAGCATTACTCAACACTTTCGAACG CCAGGAACTTGATATCTATATGTTTAGATTTCGTCGAGCTCCTGTTATTGTTGGAATATAA